In Pseudoliparis swirei isolate HS2019 ecotype Mariana Trench chromosome 9, NWPU_hadal_v1, whole genome shotgun sequence, a genomic segment contains:
- the bcl2l1 gene encoding bcl-2-like protein 1 isoform X2 — MTENRELVVFYINYKLSQRNYPLAHMGLTEPLNRTDGGVVGSGEEQRGAETHGNGTFNGTSPGTPPAAAASPPPRPQRLPSTTTNLDAVKEALRDSANEFELRYARAFSDLHNQLHITPATAYQSFENVMDEVFRDGVNWGRIVGLFAFGGALCVECVEKEMSPLVGRIIEWMTVYLDNHIQPWIQTQGGWERFAEIFGQDAAAESRKSQESFKRWLLAGVTLVTGVVVGSLFAQKRL; from the exons ATGACGGAGAACAGGGAGCTGGTGGTGTTCTACATCAACTATAAGCTCTCCCAGAGGAACTACCCCCTCGCCCACATGGGCCTCACAGAGCCTCTGAACAGGACCGACGGGGGGGTGGTGGGGTCGGGCGAGGAGCAGCGGGGGGCGGAGACGCACGGCAACGGGACTTTCAACGGCACGAGTCCCGGCACcccgccggcggcggcggcgtccccCCCTCCGCGACCGCAGCGGTTGCCGTCGACGACGACGAACCTGGACGCGGTGAAGGAGGCGCTGCGGGACTCGGCCAACGAGTTCGAGCTGCGCTACGCCCGCGCCTTCAGCGACCTGCACAACCAGCTGCACATCACGCCGGCCACGGCCTACCAGAGCTTCGAGAACGTGATGGACGAGGTGTTCCGCGACGGGGTCAACTGGGGTCGCATCGTGGGCCTGTTCGCCTTCGGCGGCGCGCTGTGCGTGGAGTGCGTGGAGAAGGAGATGAGTCCGCTGGTGGGGCGCATCATCGAGTGGATGACGGTCTACCTGGACAACCACATTCAGCCCTGGATCCAGACCCAGGGAGGATGG GAGCGCTTCGCCGAGATCTTCGGGCAGGACGCGGCGGCGGAGAGCAGGAAGTCCCAGGAGAGCTTCAAGAGGTGGCTGCTGGCCGGCGTGACGCTGGTGACCGGCGTGGTGGTCGGGTCGCTCTTCGCCCAGAAGCGGTTGTGA
- the bcl2l1 gene encoding bcl-2-like protein 1 isoform X1 — MTENRELVVFYINYKLSQRNYPLAHMGLTEPLNRTDGGVVGSGEEQRGAETHGNGTFNGTSPGTPPAAAASPPPRPQRLPSTTTNLDAVKEALRDSANEFELRYARAFSDLHNQLHITPATAYQSFENVMDEVFRDGVNWGRIVGLFAFGGALCVECVEKEMSPLVGRIIEWMTVYLDNHIQPWIQTQGGWGHTQWKRNFCHMQRVEVTPLDRTLQASAGGSIMSASPRSSGRTRRRRAGSPRRASRGGCWPA; from the exons ATGACGGAGAACAGGGAGCTGGTGGTGTTCTACATCAACTATAAGCTCTCCCAGAGGAACTACCCCCTCGCCCACATGGGCCTCACAGAGCCTCTGAACAGGACCGACGGGGGGGTGGTGGGGTCGGGCGAGGAGCAGCGGGGGGCGGAGACGCACGGCAACGGGACTTTCAACGGCACGAGTCCCGGCACcccgccggcggcggcggcgtccccCCCTCCGCGACCGCAGCGGTTGCCGTCGACGACGACGAACCTGGACGCGGTGAAGGAGGCGCTGCGGGACTCGGCCAACGAGTTCGAGCTGCGCTACGCCCGCGCCTTCAGCGACCTGCACAACCAGCTGCACATCACGCCGGCCACGGCCTACCAGAGCTTCGAGAACGTGATGGACGAGGTGTTCCGCGACGGGGTCAACTGGGGTCGCATCGTGGGCCTGTTCGCCTTCGGCGGCGCGCTGTGCGTGGAGTGCGTGGAGAAGGAGATGAGTCCGCTGGTGGGGCGCATCATCGAGTGGATGACGGTCTACCTGGACAACCACATTCAGCCCTGGATCCAGACCCAGGGAGGATGG GGCCACACGCAATGGAAGAGGAACTTCTGCCACATGCAACGTGTTGAAGTGACGCCATTAGACCGGACGCTCCAGGCATCAGCCGGTGGATCTATAAT GAGCGCTTCGCCGAGATCTTCGGGCAGGACGCGGCGGCGGAGAGCAGGAAGTCCCAGGAGAGCTTCAAGAGGTGGCTGCTGGCCGGCGTGA